The Desulfobacterales bacterium DNA segment GTTTTACCGAATTCCAGATGATCGAGCAGACCGGCATCGCATCCCTGTTGCGGACAGCCTTGGACCTGTTCCGAATAGGTGGGGAAAAACGCATTTAACTGATTAAAAAGCGCATATTTTTCGAGCATCCTGAAAAAGCTTCTCAGGGTGTATGCTTCCTCAAGTGCAATCTGACAGCTGAGTAAATCGAGCCGTTCAGCATCGACGGCTTTTCCCTCGTAGTGAATGGTGCCGTCTGTATTTAAGGTGACAGCATTCATGGCAGTCTTTTACTTCCCATCAAAATTTATGGATTCGTTGCGACAGTTGTTTACCCGTTCGTGCAACCTTACTATGAGCATCAAACGTGCCAGCCACTTTAAGATGAACTTTAAATCATTTATTTTTAAATTATTTTAGTTACTTAAAAATTCATCAAGCGAAATGCCGCCGGAATATCGACCAAAGTGAATGTTGCATAATTGAAACAAATTTTTGATGATATTGAGGCGAATGATCCTAAATTGGTGAGTAATTTTTTTAAATTTTATTAATTACTATATAATTACAATTATTTATAAAAATACCGCAGATCCACCTGAATACACCTATAGAACTGCAACATATTGCAACAATTACTGCATCAAAATGCAATCATCTTTGCTATGATTCCTAAGTTTGATGGTCGGTGTTCAGAATATGTGACGGGTTAGCGTCGGATCGGATATGGGGGGGTGGAGAATAAATTAGCTGAAAATATTGTATTTTTTCATCTTGCGCCACAAGGTGGATCGGTTCATATCGAGCGCAGAAGCGGTCTTGCCTTTATTCCAGTTGTGTTTTTGCAGGGCATTTAAAATCAGGGTTTTCTCGCTGTATTCAATATTTTTCTCAAAGGACGACTTATCGTCGGGCAAGCGGGATGACAGATCATCCTGAAGGGATAGCGGTAAATGATGATGCTCAATCATTTTATCCTGACAGACGATCAAGGCATGTTCGATGATGTTTTCCAATTCTCTGACGTTTCCGGGATAATCATGGTTTAACAGCACTTCCAGCGCGTCGTTTGAAATTTTTTCAACGGTCGTGTCCCGGGTCGCACACAGGCGCTTTAGAATATGGGAAATGAGTAGCGGGATGTCACCCCGCCGATTTTTCAATGCAGGCAAATCCAGACGCATCACATTCAACCGGTAGAACAAATCTTCGCGGAATCGCTTTTCTCTGACCAACTGCTCAAGATTCTGGTTGGTCGCGGATATAATGCGAACATCCACCCGGGTGGTCTTGCGGCTGCCCAGCGGATAAAATTCCTTGTCTTCCAGAACCCTCAGCAGTTTGGCCTGCAGCGATAAAGGCAAATCACCGATTTCGTCCAAAAAAATGGTGCCGCGATCCGCTTCCTGAAATCGCCCCGGTTTGTCTTTGTCTGCTCCGGTAAAAGCGCCTTTGACATAGCCAAACATTTCGGATTCCAGCAAATTATCCGGCAATGCTGCGCAGTTGACTTTGACCAGCGGTTTTTTCGAGCGCTTACTGGCATTGTGAATGACCCTGGCCAATACATCTTTGCCGGTGCCGGTGGGGCCTTCAATCAGAACGGTGGCGTCACTGGCCGCGACAACCGGTACAATCTCAAAAATCTGTTGCATGGCCGGATCCTTTCCGACCATATCGTAAAACGTATAGCGGCCTCTTATTTCACTGTTGAATTGATATTTCAATGATAGATCCGAAATCGTCGCCAGTCCGCCGACAATGCGGCCATCCTCATTTTTAAGCGCCATGAAATTGGCTCTGATGGGTATGGCCTGTCCATCGCGGGTCTTGATTTCCCCTTCAGCGGTTGAACGTGCTTGTCCGTCGGCAATGGTTTCCTCAAACAGCACCATTTCATGGGAGGCGGTTTTGCCAAATATGGTACTGCAGGATTTTCCCAGCACATTGCCGCGGTTGAAGCCGCTGATAGTTTCGGCCCGGTTATTGAAAAACGTGATATGCCCGCCGCGATCAACTGTCAGAACGCCAATATCGAGGTTGTCCAGAATAATTTTCAGCCGTCGATCATCGTGTCGCACGCGTTCAAGCAGATCTTTAAAGACGGTATGATCCTGAAAAACTTCAATACACCCCAATGGGGTCTGGTCCGGTCCAAAAATGGGTGTGATAATCCGCGTAATATTGTGCTTGCCGGTCTGGCTGTCGCTGACCTCAAAATCGACACTGCCGGTTTGACGACCGCTTTCAACAGCATCCAGGTAATAGCATTCGCCGCCGCACAGCGGGTCAAGCAACACCTGGCTGCAGTATTGGCCGCGCAAATCCGATTCATTGTACCCGGTAATAATTTCGGCAGAGTGATTCAAAGAAATGATCTTGCGATCCGGCCCCACGACCATAACCCCCATTGAAAAGGTGTCTAAAAGATCGCCGAGCTGGCGGTAATGAAGGAAAATGTCATCCATTTGGCTTTTTAGGAAGTTTGATGAAAAATGTAGAGCCGACATCTTCTTGCGATTCGACTTTAATTATGCCTTGATGGGCATCAACAATTTTCTTGCTGATCATCAACCCGATGCCCGTTCCCTCGGAACCTTTGGTGGAAAAGAAGCGTTGGAATAGTTTCCGTTTTGTTTTTGCCGTCATACCGCAACCGTTATCCAGCACCTGATATTCAACCCCCCACCCGCGCCTTTTTTGCGCCCGGACGGTCACGGTTTTGCCCAGCTCATCCGGGTCGTTATTGCGGCAGGCATCAATTGCATTTGACACCAAATTCAGCAGACAGCGGCAAATGAGATCCGTATCAAAGTCACATTCCGGCAAATCTGCTGCAAATTCACTGACCAGCTCGATTCCCAATTCCTGGGCACGAGGGCGCATCAGATCTATGACCTCTTGAGCCGGCTCGCGAGGATCACCGGCTTCGATATTTAAATCGGTAGCTTTAGCGTAGTTGAGCAAATCCAGCGACAGGTTGGTGATCTTATCAACATTGCCCTTGATCATCTCCCAGCCCTGCATCAGATACTTTTGATCATTGAGCTCGATCCCTTTCTCCAGCACAAACGCACCGCCCTTGAGCCCGCCGGTAATATTCTTAATGGCATGGGAGAGTCCCGCCACCGTCTGACCGACCGCAGCCAGTCGTTCAGCTTCAACCAGCTGCTGTGTCTTTTCTTTCACCAGTTGCTCAAGGTTCTGGGTGTATTCATTGAGCTTTCGTCGCATCTCTATGCGCTCGGCTGCTCGATTTAATGCAATCTCCAAAACTTCATCATTAATGGGCTTGGTGACAAAATCGGTGGCTTCATACTTAACGCTTTTGATAGCCAAACCCATATC contains these protein-coding regions:
- a CDS encoding sigma 54-interacting transcriptional regulator, with the translated sequence MDDIFLHYRQLGDLLDTFSMGVMVVGPDRKIISLNHSAEIITGYNESDLRGQYCSQVLLDPLCGGECYYLDAVESGRQTGSVDFEVSDSQTGKHNITRIITPIFGPDQTPLGCIEVFQDHTVFKDLLERVRHDDRRLKIILDNLDIGVLTVDRGGHITFFNNRAETISGFNRGNVLGKSCSTIFGKTASHEMVLFEETIADGQARSTAEGEIKTRDGQAIPIRANFMALKNEDGRIVGGLATISDLSLKYQFNSEIRGRYTFYDMVGKDPAMQQIFEIVPVVAASDATVLIEGPTGTGKDVLARVIHNASKRSKKPLVKVNCAALPDNLLESEMFGYVKGAFTGADKDKPGRFQEADRGTIFLDEIGDLPLSLQAKLLRVLEDKEFYPLGSRKTTRVDVRIISATNQNLEQLVREKRFREDLFYRLNVMRLDLPALKNRRGDIPLLISHILKRLCATRDTTVEKISNDALEVLLNHDYPGNVRELENIIEHALIVCQDKMIEHHHLPLSLQDDLSSRLPDDKSSFEKNIEYSEKTLILNALQKHNWNKGKTASALDMNRSTLWRKMKKYNIFS
- a CDS encoding hybrid sensor histidine kinase/response regulator, whose amino-acid sequence is MTEKSILLVDDEEGIRKVLSIALSDLGYQVHSAANGVEALRVFKAKQPPIVLTDIKMPEMDGIELLRRLKKISPDTEIIMITGHGDMGLAIKSVKYEATDFVTKPINDEVLEIALNRAAERIEMRRKLNEYTQNLEQLVKEKTQQLVEAERLAAVGQTVAGLSHAIKNITGGLKGGAFVLEKGIELNDQKYLMQGWEMIKGNVDKITNLSLDLLNYAKATDLNIEAGDPREPAQEVIDLMRPRAQELGIELVSEFAADLPECDFDTDLICRCLLNLVSNAIDACRNNDPDELGKTVTVRAQKRRGWGVEYQVLDNGCGMTAKTKRKLFQRFFSTKGSEGTGIGLMISKKIVDAHQGIIKVESQEDVGSTFFIKLPKKPNG